The Anas platyrhynchos isolate ZD024472 breed Pekin duck chromosome 36, IASCAAS_PekinDuck_T2T, whole genome shotgun sequence genome window below encodes:
- the LOC101798644 gene encoding pancreatic alpha-amylase isoform X1, whose translation MGICFLLLIVGVCWAQYNPNTQAGRTSIVHLFEWRWADIALECERYLAPNGFGGVQISPPNENVIVADPWHPWWERYQPVSYKLCTRSGNETEFRDMVTRCNSVGVHIYVDAVINHMCGGTAGAGNHSTCGSYFNAKTEDFPAVPYSAWDFNDGKCKSESGDIENYHDASQVRNCRLVNLLDLALEKDYVRSKVAEYLNYLIDIGVAGFRIDAAKHMWPEDVKAILDKLKDLNTKWFSAGAKPFIYQEVIDLGGEPITGSEYFGNGRVTEFKYGAKLGTVIRKWNGEKMAYLKNWGEGWGFAPSDRALVFVDNHDNQRGHGAGGASILTFWDARLYKMAVGFMLAHPYGFTRVMSSYRWTRNFVNGKDVNDWIGPPSNSDGSTKSVTINADTTCGNDWVCEHRWRQIRNMVIFRNVADGQPFSNWWDNGSNQVAFGRGNKGFIVFNNDDWYMNVNLQTGLPAGTYCDVISGQKEGNTCTGKQVYVSGDGTANFQISNTDEDPFVAIHVDAKL comes from the exons ATGGgtatctgttttcttctgttaattGTAGGGGTTTGCTGGGCACAGTACAACCCCAACACTCAGGCTGGGAGGACTTCTATTGTTCATCTCTTTGAATGGCGCTGGGCCGATATTGCTCTTGAGTGTGAACGCTATTTAGCTCCTAATGGATTTGGAGGAGTTCAG ATCTCACCTCCAAATGAAAACGTTATTGTTGCTGACCCCTGGCATCCATGGTGGGAAAGATACCAGCCAGTCAGCTACAAGCTCTGCACACGATCTGGAAATGAAACTGAATTTAGAGACATGGTGACCAGGTGCAACAGTGTTGGA GTGCATATTTATGTGGATGCGGTAATCAACCATATGTGCGGAGGTACTGCTGGTGCTGGCAACCATTCTACTTGTGGAAGCTATTTCAATGCAAAGACTGAAGACTTTCCAGCTGTGCCATATTCTGCTTGGGACTTTAATGATGGTAAATGTAAATCTGAAAGTGGAGACATTGAGAACTATCATGATGCATCTCAG GTCCGAAACTGCCGCTTGGTTAATCTTCTTGATCTGGCCCTGGAGAAGGACTATGTGCGCTCCAAAGTTGCAGAGTATCTGAACTACCTCATTGATATTGGTGTAGCAGGGTTCCGGATTGATGCTGCCAAGCATATGTGGCCAGAGGATGTGAAGGCAATTTTAGACAAGCTGAAAGACCTAAATACTAAGTGGTTTTCTGCAGGAGCCAAACCTTTCATTTATCAGGAG GTAATTGACTTGGGCGGCGAGCCAATCACAGGCAGTGAATACTTTGGAAATGGCCGAGTGACCGAATTCAAATACGGCGCAAAACTGGGGACAGTGATCCGCAAGTGGAATGGAGAAAAGATGGCCTACTTAAA GAACTGGGGAGAAGGCTGGGGCTTTGCGCCTTCTGACAGAGCCCTGGTCTTTGTGGATAATCATGACAACCAgcgggggcacggggctggtggAGCTTCCATTCTCACCTTCTGGGACGCCAG GCTTTATAAAATGGCTGTTGGTTTCATGTTGGCTCATCCGTATGGATTCACACGTGTGATGTCAAGTTATCGTTGGACAAGAAATTTTGTAAATGGGAAG GACGTCAACGACTGGATTGGACCACCTAGCAACTCGGATGGATCAACAAAGTCTGTTACAATCAATGCAGACACGACCTGTGGCAACGACTGGGTTTGTGAGCATCGCTGGCGCCAAATAAG GAACATGGTTATCTTCCGTAACGTGGCAGACGGCCAGCCTTTCTCAAACTGGTGGGACAATGGCAGCAATCAAGTAGCTTTTGGCCGTGGCAATAAAGGCTTCATCGTCTTTAATAATGACGACTG GTACATGAACGTCAATTTGCAAACTGGTCTGCCTGCTGGTACCTACTGTGATGTTATTTCTGGACAAAAGGAGGGCAACACGTGTACTGGAAAGCAGGTGTATGTTTCTGGGGATGGAACGGCTAACTTCCAGATCAGTAACACTGATGAAGATCCATTTGTTGCAATTCATGTTGATGCCAAGTTATAA
- the LOC101798644 gene encoding pancreatic alpha-amylase isoform X2 — protein sequence MVTRCNSVGVHIYVDAVINHMCGGTAGAGNHSTCGSYFNAKTEDFPAVPYSAWDFNDGKCKSESGDIENYHDASQVRNCRLVNLLDLALEKDYVRSKVAEYLNYLIDIGVAGFRIDAAKHMWPEDVKAILDKLKDLNTKWFSAGAKPFIYQEVIDLGGEPITGSEYFGNGRVTEFKYGAKLGTVIRKWNGEKMAYLKNWGEGWGFAPSDRALVFVDNHDNQRGHGAGGASILTFWDARLYKMAVGFMLAHPYGFTRVMSSYRWTRNFVNGKDVNDWIGPPSNSDGSTKSVTINADTTCGNDWVCEHRWRQIRNMVIFRNVADGQPFSNWWDNGSNQVAFGRGNKGFIVFNNDDWYMNVNLQTGLPAGTYCDVISGQKEGNTCTGKQVYVSGDGTANFQISNTDEDPFVAIHVDAKL from the exons ATGGTGACCAGGTGCAACAGTGTTGGA GTGCATATTTATGTGGATGCGGTAATCAACCATATGTGCGGAGGTACTGCTGGTGCTGGCAACCATTCTACTTGTGGAAGCTATTTCAATGCAAAGACTGAAGACTTTCCAGCTGTGCCATATTCTGCTTGGGACTTTAATGATGGTAAATGTAAATCTGAAAGTGGAGACATTGAGAACTATCATGATGCATCTCAG GTCCGAAACTGCCGCTTGGTTAATCTTCTTGATCTGGCCCTGGAGAAGGACTATGTGCGCTCCAAAGTTGCAGAGTATCTGAACTACCTCATTGATATTGGTGTAGCAGGGTTCCGGATTGATGCTGCCAAGCATATGTGGCCAGAGGATGTGAAGGCAATTTTAGACAAGCTGAAAGACCTAAATACTAAGTGGTTTTCTGCAGGAGCCAAACCTTTCATTTATCAGGAG GTAATTGACTTGGGCGGCGAGCCAATCACAGGCAGTGAATACTTTGGAAATGGCCGAGTGACCGAATTCAAATACGGCGCAAAACTGGGGACAGTGATCCGCAAGTGGAATGGAGAAAAGATGGCCTACTTAAA GAACTGGGGAGAAGGCTGGGGCTTTGCGCCTTCTGACAGAGCCCTGGTCTTTGTGGATAATCATGACAACCAgcgggggcacggggctggtggAGCTTCCATTCTCACCTTCTGGGACGCCAG GCTTTATAAAATGGCTGTTGGTTTCATGTTGGCTCATCCGTATGGATTCACACGTGTGATGTCAAGTTATCGTTGGACAAGAAATTTTGTAAATGGGAAG GACGTCAACGACTGGATTGGACCACCTAGCAACTCGGATGGATCAACAAAGTCTGTTACAATCAATGCAGACACGACCTGTGGCAACGACTGGGTTTGTGAGCATCGCTGGCGCCAAATAAG GAACATGGTTATCTTCCGTAACGTGGCAGACGGCCAGCCTTTCTCAAACTGGTGGGACAATGGCAGCAATCAAGTAGCTTTTGGCCGTGGCAATAAAGGCTTCATCGTCTTTAATAATGACGACTG GTACATGAACGTCAATTTGCAAACTGGTCTGCCTGCTGGTACCTACTGTGATGTTATTTCTGGACAAAAGGAGGGCAACACGTGTACTGGAAAGCAGGTGTATGTTTCTGGGGATGGAACGGCTAACTTCCAGATCAGTAACACTGATGAAGATCCATTTGTTGCAATTCATGTTGATGCCAAGTTATAA